A DNA window from Strix aluco isolate bStrAlu1 chromosome 6, bStrAlu1.hap1, whole genome shotgun sequence contains the following coding sequences:
- the LOC141925544 gene encoding baculoviral IAP repeat-containing protein 5.1-like, with product MEMLLKELGSASKLLGDFKDMYEYENRLKTFTNWPFVENCKCTPENMAKAGFVHCPSANEPDVAKCFFCLIELEGWEPNDDPWEEHTKRHSCGFLSLTKPFDDLTVEEYYMLEMTRVRTFLCKTGRSIINSFEEEVTATRQRLVDNFVSKHQYTPPPPVPHHDSPSAQHSESSSCQSKKSTRSEV from the exons ATGGAGATGCTCTTGAAAGAGCTTGGTTCAGCTTCCAAGCTCTTGGGTGATTTTAAGGATATGTATGAATATGAGAACCGTTTAAAAACCTTCACAAACTGGCCTTTTGTAGAGAATTGCAAGTGCACTCCAGAAAAT ATGGCAAAGGCGGGTTTTGTCCACTGTCCAAGTGCAAATGAACCAGATGtggcaaaatgtttcttttgcttGATAGAACTGGAAGGCTGGGAACCAAATGATGACCCATG GGAGGAACACACCAAACGTCACAGCTGTGGCTTTTTATCCCTTACGAAGCCCTTTGATGACCTGACAGTGGAGGAGTACTACATGCTGGAGATGACACGGGTGAGAACCTTCCTT tGCAAAACTGGCAGAAGCATAATAAACTCTTTTGAAGAAGAAGTCACTGCAACTAGGCAGCGTCTTGTGGATAACTTTGTCTCCAAGCATCAGTATACACCACCGCCTCCAGTGCCTCACCATGACAGTCCATCTGCCCAACATTCTGAAAGCTCATCCTGCCAGTCAAAAAAATCCACGAGAAGTGAAGTGTAA